In a genomic window of Trichosurus vulpecula isolate mTriVul1 chromosome X unlocalized genomic scaffold, mTriVul1.pri SUPER_X_unloc_1, whole genome shotgun sequence:
- the TREX2 gene encoding three prime repair exonuclease 2, translating into MAESSRCETFVFLDLEATGLPNDYPEIAEISLFAIHRFSLEHPERDESGALQLPRVLDKLTLCMCPEQTFTPKASEITGLSNQNLTNNRKPGFDHTVIKTLQEFLKRQESPICLVAHNGFDYDFPLLRTELQRLGADMPEGTICLDTLPALRGLDKAHHHSTRTRHSRKSYSLGNLYRQYFNDEPKAAHSAEGDVYTLVMVFLHRAPELLQCFDDEAQSWDEIQPMYTPTTRRFSSRGHNA; encoded by the coding sequence ATGGCTGAATCATCAAGGTGTGAGACCTTTGTCTTCCTGGACTTGGAGGCCACCGGCCTTCCCAATGACTATCCTGAAATTGCAGAGATCTCTCTGTTTGCCATCCATCGTTTTTCTCTGGAGCACCCGGAGAGGGATGAGTCAGGTGCCCTACAGCTGCCTCGGGTCCTAGATAAGCTGACCCTGTGCATGTGCCCTGAGCAGACCTTCACCCCAAAGGCTTCGGAGATCACAGGCCTGAGTAATCAAAACCTGACCAACAACCGCAAGCCAGGCTTTGATCACACTGTGATCAAAACCCTTCAGGAGTTCCTGAAGCGACAGGAATCTCCAATCTGTCTAGTTGCTCACAATGGTTTTGACTATGACTTTCCCCTCCTCCGGACTGAGCTGCAGCGTCTGGGTGCAGACATGCCTGAAGGTACCATCTGCCTTGACACACTCCCTGCACTGAGGGGTTTGGATAAAGCGCACCACCACAGCACCAGGACAAGGCACAGCAGGAAGAGCTACAGCCTTGGCAACTTGTACCGCCAATATTTTAATGATGAACCCAAAGCTGCCCATTCGGCTGAGGGAGATGTTTACACACTAGTCATGGTCTTTCTTCATAGGGCTCCGGAGCTCCTTCAGTGTTTTGATGATGAAGCCCAGAGCTGGGATGAGATCCAACCCATGTATACCCCTACTACCAGAAGATTCAGTAGTCGAGGCCACAATGCCTGA
- the LOC118833057 gene encoding HAUS augmin-like complex subunit 7 isoform X2, with product MTRLGHELMLCGPDDQDLIKGSTGVKEQLYFFNQLLDVVTSLGPEYVSSFFSVEENFHDLAKDNEMLLKKVFASHAHKEILDPKLKPLPPDVQSSRGTKENLHRMNVLGDRERKSCGQSPPVTCRLLEAKKTKVEELSEKLTKLAEMLQAHEEEVHNHQSCTNKLFFLNSTRRPVQCSPYRGKISSQGSGTLGLTLSDFHHLVIAFIHVFEDELHEHCNRPAPNINPCGPSFQSVYDTLTLCNQELKAINEIMDTCEKVENIVKQPQREKAYLGEGNYMVTLVEKLKELKRKYELFQGSPWTPVVRMDAS from the exons ATGACTAGACTTGGCCATGAACTGATGTTGTGTGGGCCAGATGATCAGGATCTCATTAAG GGCTCTACTGGTGTGAAGGAACAGctttatttctttaatcagtTACTGGATGTGGTCACAAGTCTGGGTCCTGAATATGTCAGCAGTTTCTTCAG TGTGGAGGAGAACTTCCACGACTTAGCGAAGGACAATGAGATGCTGCTGAAGAAAGTCTTCGCTTCCCATGCCCACAAGGAGATCCTAGATCCCAAGTTGAAGCCCTTGCCTCCGGATGTACAGTCCTCCCGTGGGACAAAGGAAAACCTGCATAGAATGAATGTACTTGGGGACCGAGAGAGAAAATCCTGTGGACAGAGCCCTCCAGTGACCTGCAG GCTGCTGGAGGCAAAGAAGACGAAGGTGGAAGAGCTGTCCGAAAAACTGACCAAGCTCGCTGAAATGCTGCAGGCACatgaggaagag gtccaTAATCACCAGAGCTGCACCAACAAACTGTTTTTCCTGAATTCCACCAGGCGCCCCGTTCAG TGTTCTCCCTACCGTGGGAAAATCTCCAGCCAAGGTAGTGGCACCTTGGGCTTGACTCTGTCAGATTTCCATCATCTGGTGATTGCTTTTATACACGTTTTTGAGGATGAGCTTCATGAGCACTGTAACCGCCCAGCCCCCAATATCAACCCGTGTGGTCCATCCTTCCAGTCTGTGTATGATACTCTGACACTCTGCAACCAG GAGCTGAAagctatcaatgaaatcatggatacCTGTGAGAAGGTGGAGAATATAGTGAAGCAGCCACAACGGGAGAAAGCCTACTTGGGTGAAGGCAACTATATGGTGACCTTGG ttgaAAAATTAAAAGAGTTAAAACGGAAATATGAGCTCTTCCAAGGCAGTCCTTGGACACCTGTTGTACGTATGGATGCAAGCTAA